One Paraburkholderia phytofirmans OLGA172 genomic window carries:
- a CDS encoding L-threonylcarbamoyladenylate synthase produces MSQYFRLHPDNPQPRLVKQAVQIINDGGVVALPTDSSYALACHLDDKDAVERLRRIRGLDEKALLSLLVRDLSELANFAMVDNRQYRLIKSVTPGPYVFVLQATKEVPRRLSHPSRKTIGLRVPDHVITLAILEELGQPLLGSTLIMPGETQPLNDPEEIRERLEKQLDLVIDSGPCVCEPSTVIDLSGAEPVLVRAGRGSLAPFGLEETA; encoded by the coding sequence ATGTCCCAATACTTTCGGCTTCACCCGGATAATCCGCAGCCGCGCCTCGTCAAGCAGGCCGTGCAGATCATCAATGACGGCGGCGTCGTCGCGCTGCCGACGGATTCCAGCTACGCGCTGGCCTGCCATCTCGACGACAAGGACGCGGTCGAGCGCTTGCGGCGGATTCGCGGGCTCGACGAGAAGGCCCTGCTGTCGCTGCTGGTGCGCGATCTGTCGGAGCTGGCGAACTTCGCGATGGTCGATAACCGACAGTACCGTCTGATCAAGTCGGTCACGCCGGGTCCTTATGTTTTCGTATTGCAGGCCACCAAGGAAGTGCCTCGGCGCCTCTCGCACCCGTCGCGCAAGACGATCGGCCTGCGGGTGCCGGATCACGTCATCACGCTGGCGATTCTCGAAGAGCTCGGCCAGCCGCTGCTCGGCTCCACGCTGATCATGCCGGGCGAAACCCAGCCGCTGAACGACCCGGAAGAAATCCGCGAGCGGCTCGAGAAGCAGTTGGACCTGGTGATCGACAGCGGCCCGTGTGTGTGCGAGCCGTCCACCGTGATCGATTTGAGCGGCGCCGAGCCGGTACTCGTGCGGGCAGGGCGCGGTTCTCTCGCGCCATTCGGTCTCGAAGAGACGGCATGA
- a CDS encoding 3',5'-nucleoside bisphosphate phosphatase has translation MNADLHCHSTVSDGQFAPADVARRAHAGGVTLWALTDHDELGGQHEARSTAEALGMGYVSGVEISVTWASRTVHIVGLGVDPTSATLIDGLARTRNGRAARAEAIGEQLATLGIPNAYQGALKYVSNPDMISRTHFARFMVENGYASSTQDVFNRYLGDGKPGYVSHRWAKLADAVGWIQAAGGEAIIAHPGRYAYSPVEFDAFFAEFIDLGGKAIEVVTGSHTPDQYREYADVARRFGFEASRGSDFHAPGEGRIDLGTLPPLPSDLKPVWERWL, from the coding sequence ATGAACGCTGACCTCCACTGTCATTCCACCGTTTCTGACGGCCAGTTCGCGCCGGCCGATGTTGCGCGCCGTGCGCATGCGGGCGGCGTGACGCTGTGGGCGTTGACCGATCACGACGAACTGGGCGGCCAGCACGAAGCGCGCAGCACCGCAGAGGCGCTCGGCATGGGCTACGTCAGCGGCGTGGAGATCTCGGTGACATGGGCTTCGCGCACGGTGCACATCGTCGGTCTCGGCGTCGACCCGACGAGCGCTACGTTGATCGATGGCCTCGCGCGCACCCGCAACGGCCGCGCGGCGCGCGCCGAAGCAATCGGCGAACAGTTAGCCACGCTCGGCATTCCCAACGCCTACCAAGGCGCCCTGAAATACGTCTCGAACCCGGACATGATTTCGCGCACGCACTTCGCGCGCTTCATGGTCGAAAACGGCTACGCGAGCTCGACGCAAGACGTGTTCAACCGCTATCTCGGCGACGGCAAGCCCGGCTACGTGTCGCATCGCTGGGCGAAACTGGCGGACGCGGTCGGCTGGATTCAGGCGGCCGGCGGCGAGGCGATCATCGCGCACCCGGGTCGCTATGCGTACTCGCCGGTCGAATTCGATGCGTTTTTCGCTGAATTCATCGACCTTGGCGGCAAGGCGATCGAGGTGGTGACGGGTAGCCATACGCCGGATCAGTACCGCGAATACGCGGACGTCGCGCGCCGCTTCGGCTTTGAAGCCTCACGGGGTTCCGACTTCCATGCACCCGGCGAGGGCCGCATCGATCTCGGCACGCTGCCGCCGCTACCTTCCGATCTCAAGCCCGTCTGGGAACGCTGGCTGTGA
- a CDS encoding alpha/beta fold hydrolase: MNTSRSEFIAVRGIRLHVRRWGNPDAPMLFMLHGWMDVAASFQFVVDALGGDWQVIAPDVRGFGLSDWPVAEHGGGDYWMHDYLADLDALLDHYAPAGEVNLVGHSMGANIVCLYAGVRPERVRRVVDLEGFGLAPAHSAQAPKRLRTWLDELREPPQLRRYASLDDVAGRLIKTNPRLAPQRAQFLAQHWSRPDGEGRFMLLADPAHKRRGPTLYRLDEVMAVWRKVTAKVLHVEAANSPTLAHIAREIPLDEFKARFQAFPNWREKIIDEAGHMVHHDQPEQVAALIEGFCA, encoded by the coding sequence ATGAATACCTCCAGGTCTGAATTCATCGCCGTGCGCGGCATCCGTCTGCACGTGCGGCGCTGGGGCAATCCGGACGCGCCGATGCTGTTCATGCTGCACGGCTGGATGGACGTGGCGGCGTCGTTCCAGTTCGTCGTCGACGCATTGGGCGGCGATTGGCAGGTGATTGCCCCCGACGTGCGCGGCTTTGGCCTGTCGGACTGGCCGGTCGCCGAGCACGGCGGCGGCGACTACTGGATGCACGACTACCTCGCCGATCTCGACGCGCTGCTTGACCACTACGCACCGGCCGGCGAAGTCAATCTGGTCGGCCACAGCATGGGCGCGAACATCGTCTGCCTGTATGCGGGCGTGCGGCCGGAGCGGGTGCGGCGCGTGGTCGATCTGGAAGGCTTCGGTCTCGCGCCGGCGCACTCGGCGCAAGCGCCCAAGCGTTTGCGCACTTGGCTCGACGAGTTGCGTGAGCCGCCGCAGTTGAGGCGCTACGCTTCGCTGGACGACGTCGCGGGACGCCTGATCAAGACCAATCCGCGACTCGCTCCGCAGCGCGCGCAGTTCCTCGCACAGCATTGGTCCAGGCCGGACGGAGAAGGGCGCTTCATGCTACTCGCCGATCCGGCGCACAAACGGCGCGGGCCGACGCTGTACCGCCTCGACGAAGTGATGGCCGTGTGGCGCAAGGTCACCGCCAAAGTGCTGCACGTCGAGGCTGCTAACTCGCCCACGCTCGCCCACATCGCCCGCGAGATTCCGCTCGACGAATTCAAGGCGCGTTTCCAGGCTTTTCCGAACTGGCGTGAGAAAATCATCGACGAAGCGGGGCACATGGTGCATCACGACCAGCCGGAGCAGGTGGCCGCGCTGATCGAGGGCTTTTGCGCCTGA
- a CDS encoding ferritin-like domain-containing protein: MNSAAPSISSAAPVSNPENCSNRANCGRTAALAALREADPAGKATAVRELYAAVLDGSLASHADLELAEPADLPGRPARPELVDPRKLKRRSMQSPEGRAVLLHALAHIEFNAINLALDAVWRFAGMPVAFYTDWLKVAAEEAHHFSLLVARLAEFGHAYGDFPAHDGLWDMCERTRADVLARMALVPRTLEARGLDASPPIRARLQQAGDQASAAILDVILRDEIGHVLIGNRWFRHLCDEIGLDPHATYARLADQYHAPKLRGPFNFEARRDAGFDETELAALVSLAGLEAEQPARPAAPTLSD, from the coding sequence ATGAATTCCGCTGCTCCGTCTATTTCGTCCGCTGCGCCGGTATCGAATCCTGAGAATTGTTCGAATCGCGCGAATTGCGGGCGCACCGCGGCGCTGGCCGCATTGCGCGAAGCCGACCCGGCAGGCAAGGCAACCGCGGTCCGCGAGTTGTATGCCGCGGTGCTCGACGGCAGCCTTGCATCCCATGCAGACCTCGAACTCGCCGAGCCGGCAGACCTGCCGGGCCGTCCCGCGCGCCCGGAACTGGTCGATCCGCGCAAACTGAAGCGCCGCAGCATGCAATCGCCCGAAGGGCGAGCCGTTTTGCTGCATGCGCTTGCGCACATTGAATTCAACGCCATCAATCTCGCGCTCGACGCCGTCTGGCGTTTTGCCGGCATGCCCGTCGCGTTCTACACCGACTGGCTCAAAGTTGCCGCCGAAGAGGCGCATCATTTCTCGCTGCTCGTGGCGCGGCTTGCGGAATTCGGCCATGCCTATGGCGATTTTCCCGCACACGACGGCCTCTGGGACATGTGCGAGCGCACCCGTGCCGACGTGCTGGCGCGTATGGCGCTGGTGCCGCGCACGCTCGAAGCGCGCGGCCTCGACGCCTCGCCGCCAATCCGGGCCCGCCTGCAGCAGGCGGGCGACCAGGCATCCGCGGCGATTCTCGACGTGATCCTGCGCGACGAAATCGGTCATGTGCTGATCGGCAACCGCTGGTTCCGCCATCTGTGCGACGAAATCGGCCTCGATCCGCACGCGACCTATGCGCGCCTCGCCGACCAGTATCACGCACCGAAATTACGCGGTCCGTTCAATTTCGAAGCGCGCCGCGATGCCGGTTTCGACGAAACCGAACTGGCCGCGCTGGTCTCACTCGCCGGCCTCGAAGCCGAGCAGCCGGCCCGGCCGGCCGCTCCGACCCTGAGTGACTGA
- a CDS encoding gamma carbonic anhydrase family protein → MTIYKLGEAAPTIHESVFVADSANIIGNVTLEENSSVWFGATLRGDNEPITLGAGSNVQENAVLHTDPGFPLTIEPNVTIGHQVMLHGCTIKEGSLIGIQAVVLNGAVIGRNCLVGAGAIVTEGKVFPDNSLILGAPAKVVRELTGTDIANMQRGTASYAERREYFKAQLVRIG, encoded by the coding sequence GTGACAATTTATAAGCTTGGCGAAGCCGCCCCGACCATCCATGAAAGCGTGTTCGTCGCGGATTCGGCGAACATTATCGGCAATGTGACGCTCGAGGAAAATTCGAGCGTCTGGTTCGGCGCGACGCTTCGCGGCGACAACGAGCCGATCACCCTCGGCGCGGGCAGCAATGTGCAGGAAAACGCGGTGCTGCACACCGACCCGGGCTTCCCGCTGACGATCGAGCCGAATGTGACGATCGGCCACCAGGTCATGCTGCACGGCTGCACGATCAAGGAGGGTTCGCTGATCGGAATTCAGGCCGTGGTCTTGAATGGTGCGGTAATCGGCCGCAACTGTCTGGTCGGAGCGGGCGCCATCGTCACTGAAGGCAAAGTGTTTCCCGACAATTCGCTGATTCTCGGCGCGCCCGCCAAAGTGGTGCGCGAACTGACCGGGACGGATATCGCCAATATGCAGCGCGGCACGGCAAGCTATGCCGAGCGCCGCGAATATTTCAAGGCGCAGCTCGTGCGCATCGGCTAA
- the hslO gene encoding Hsp33 family molecular chaperone HslO → MSDQLQKFMFSAAPVRGEIVSLRNTWQEVLTRRDYPAPVRTILGEMMAACALLSANLKFDGTLVMQIFGDGPAKMLVVQCSSDLSMRATAKLSGEAGNTIGDDTTMIDLVNASGHGRCVITLDPRDKQPGQQPYQSIVPLSGVDGPLKSMSEVLEHYMHHSEQLDTRLWLAANTERAVGMLLQKLPGDGGIVPHPGALDADTWERVCTLGGTMSQDELLKEEPATIFRRLFWQENVQHFEPATTRFECSCSREKVGAMLKMLGREEVDGVIEERGHVEIHCEFCNQRYEFDPVDVAQLFVANALSQAVTPAADQRH, encoded by the coding sequence GTGAGCGACCAGTTGCAAAAATTCATGTTCAGCGCGGCGCCGGTGCGCGGCGAGATCGTTTCGCTGCGCAATACGTGGCAGGAAGTGCTGACGCGCCGGGACTATCCGGCGCCCGTGCGGACGATTCTGGGCGAGATGATGGCCGCGTGCGCGCTGCTTTCGGCGAACCTCAAGTTCGACGGCACGCTCGTCATGCAGATTTTCGGGGACGGCCCGGCCAAGATGCTGGTGGTGCAGTGCAGCTCCGACCTGTCGATGCGCGCCACCGCCAAGCTCTCCGGCGAAGCGGGCAATACGATCGGCGACGACACGACCATGATCGACCTGGTCAACGCGAGCGGCCATGGCCGTTGCGTGATCACGCTCGACCCGCGCGACAAGCAGCCCGGCCAGCAACCGTATCAAAGTATCGTGCCGCTGTCGGGTGTGGACGGCCCGCTCAAGTCGATGTCCGAAGTGCTCGAGCACTACATGCACCACTCGGAGCAGCTCGACACGCGCCTGTGGCTCGCGGCGAACACCGAACGCGCAGTCGGCATGCTGCTGCAAAAGCTGCCGGGCGACGGCGGCATTGTCCCGCACCCGGGCGCTCTGGATGCGGACACGTGGGAGCGCGTCTGCACGCTGGGCGGCACGATGTCGCAAGACGAGTTGCTGAAGGAAGAACCGGCCACGATTTTCCGCCGTCTGTTCTGGCAGGAGAACGTGCAGCATTTCGAACCGGCCACGACGCGCTTCGAATGCAGCTGTTCGCGCGAAAAAGTCGGCGCCATGCTGAAGATGCTGGGCCGGGAGGAAGTGGACGGTGTGATCGAAGAGCGCGGTCACGTCGAGATTCATTGCGAATTTTGTAACCAACGGTACGAATTCGATCCGGTCGACGTGGCGCAACTTTTTGTCGCCAATGCGCTCTCACAAGCAGTGACGCCAGCGGCCGACCAGCGACACTGA
- the ftsB gene encoding cell division protein FtsB codes for MRLVTAVLIVLLALIQYPLWWGHGGWLRVHELQQQLAQQLQKNTDSKLRNERIQGEVQDLQSGTAAVEERARYEMGMVKDGEVFVQFVSPNAPLPTANTPSVTTSTRGEVSAAPLHVVPNPESRAKPDRKHGGKAAKDKKPTH; via the coding sequence ATGCGGCTCGTTACTGCTGTCCTGATCGTTCTGCTGGCGCTGATCCAGTACCCGCTCTGGTGGGGGCACGGCGGCTGGTTACGCGTGCATGAGTTGCAGCAGCAGCTGGCGCAGCAACTGCAGAAGAACACTGATTCGAAGCTGCGTAACGAGCGGATCCAGGGCGAAGTCCAGGATTTGCAGAGCGGCACGGCAGCCGTGGAAGAGCGTGCGCGTTACGAAATGGGCATGGTGAAAGACGGCGAAGTTTTCGTACAGTTCGTCTCGCCGAATGCGCCGTTGCCGACCGCGAACACGCCTTCGGTCACCACGTCTACGCGCGGTGAGGTGTCGGCGGCGCCGCTGCATGTGGTGCCGAATCCGGAGTCGCGCGCGAAGCCGGATCGCAAGCATGGCGGGAAGGCGGCGAAAGACAAGAAGCCCACGCACTGA
- the eno gene encoding phosphopyruvate hydratase: MSAIVDIIGREILDSRGNPTVECDVLLESGTMGRAAVPSGASTGSREAIELRDGEAGRYGGKGVLKAVEHINTEISEAIMGLDASEQAFLDKTLLELDGTDNKSRLGANAMLAVSMAVAKAAAEEAGLPLYRYFGGSGAMQLPVPMMNIVNGGAHANNSLDIQEFMIVPVSQPTFREALRCGAEVFHALKKILSDRGMSTAVGDEGGFAPNFGSNDECLSTILQAIEKAGYRAGEDVLLALDCAASEFYHDGKYQLAGEGLQLSSTEFADYLANLADKFPIVSIEDGMHESDWAGWKILTDKLGKKVQLVGDDLFVTNTRILKEGIEKGIANSILIKINQIGTLTETFAAIEMAKRAGYTAVISHRSGETEDSTIADIAVGLNAGQIKTGSLSRSDRISKYNQLLRIEEDLGDIASYPGKSAFYNLR; this comes from the coding sequence ATGAGTGCTATCGTAGATATCATCGGTCGAGAGATTCTCGATTCGCGAGGCAACCCCACCGTCGAATGCGACGTGCTGCTCGAGTCGGGCACGATGGGCCGCGCTGCGGTGCCGTCGGGTGCGTCGACGGGTTCGCGCGAAGCGATCGAACTGCGCGACGGCGAAGCCGGCCGTTACGGCGGCAAGGGCGTGCTGAAGGCTGTCGAGCACATCAACACTGAAATCTCCGAAGCGATCATGGGCCTCGACGCTTCCGAGCAGGCTTTCCTCGACAAGACCCTGCTGGAACTCGACGGCACGGACAACAAGTCGCGCCTCGGCGCGAACGCGATGCTGGCCGTTTCGATGGCTGTCGCGAAGGCCGCCGCTGAAGAAGCCGGCCTGCCGCTGTACCGCTACTTCGGTGGCTCGGGCGCGATGCAACTGCCGGTGCCGATGATGAACATCGTCAACGGCGGCGCGCACGCGAACAACAGCCTGGACATCCAGGAATTCATGATCGTGCCGGTCAGCCAGCCGACCTTCCGCGAAGCACTGCGCTGCGGCGCCGAAGTGTTCCACGCGCTGAAGAAGATCCTGTCGGACCGTGGCATGAGCACGGCCGTGGGCGACGAAGGCGGCTTCGCGCCGAACTTCGGCAGCAACGACGAATGCCTGTCGACCATCCTGCAAGCCATCGAAAAGGCTGGCTACCGCGCCGGTGAAGACGTGCTGCTCGCGCTCGACTGCGCAGCAAGCGAGTTCTACCACGACGGCAAGTACCAGTTGGCTGGCGAAGGCCTGCAACTATCGTCGACCGAGTTTGCCGACTACCTGGCGAACCTGGCTGACAAGTTCCCGATCGTCTCGATCGAAGACGGCATGCACGAAAGCGACTGGGCCGGCTGGAAGATCCTCACCGACAAGCTCGGCAAGAAGGTCCAACTGGTGGGCGACGATCTGTTCGTCACCAACACGCGCATCCTGAAGGAAGGCATCGAGAAGGGCATTGCCAACTCGATCCTGATCAAGATCAACCAGATCGGTACGCTCACGGAAACCTTCGCGGCGATCGAAATGGCGAAGCGCGCCGGCTACACGGCTGTGATCTCGCACCGCTCGGGTGAAACCGAAGATTCGACGATTGCGGATATCGCAGTCGGCCTGAACGCCGGTCAGATCAAGACGGGTTCGCTGTCGCGTTCGGACCGCATCTCGAAGTACAACCAGTTGCTGCGCATCGAAGAAGACCTCGGCGATATCGCCAGCTACCCGGGCAAGTCGGCGTTCTACAATCTGCGCTAA
- the kdsA gene encoding 3-deoxy-8-phosphooctulonate synthase: MKLGDFEIGLDKPFFLIAGTCVVESEQMTIDTAGRLKEICAKLNIPFIYKSSYDKANRSSGKSFRGLGMDEGLRILSEVKRQLGLPVLTDVHAEHEIEQVASVVDVLQTPAFLCRQTDFIHACARSGKPVNIKKGQFLAPHDMKNVIDKARDAAREAGLSEDRFMACERGVSFGYNNLVSDMRSLAIMRETNAPVVFDATHSVQLPGGQGTSSGGQREFVPVLARAAVAVGVSGLFMETHPKPSEAKSDGPNAVPLHRMADLLETLVTLDQAVKRAPFLESDFN; this comes from the coding sequence ATGAAACTGGGCGATTTCGAAATCGGGCTCGACAAGCCTTTTTTCCTGATCGCGGGCACCTGTGTCGTCGAATCGGAACAGATGACCATCGACACGGCAGGCCGGCTGAAGGAAATTTGTGCGAAGCTGAACATTCCGTTCATCTACAAATCGTCGTACGACAAGGCTAACCGCAGCAGCGGCAAGTCGTTCCGCGGTCTGGGCATGGACGAAGGTTTGCGCATTCTATCGGAAGTGAAGCGTCAGCTCGGTTTGCCGGTGCTGACCGATGTCCACGCCGAGCACGAGATCGAGCAGGTTGCGTCGGTGGTCGACGTCCTGCAAACGCCTGCTTTCCTGTGCCGTCAAACCGACTTCATCCACGCTTGCGCGCGCTCGGGCAAACCGGTCAACATCAAGAAAGGCCAGTTTCTCGCACCGCACGACATGAAGAACGTGATCGACAAGGCGCGTGATGCGGCGCGTGAAGCCGGTCTTTCGGAAGACCGCTTCATGGCGTGCGAACGCGGCGTGTCGTTCGGCTATAACAACCTCGTGTCGGACATGCGTTCGCTTGCGATCATGCGCGAAACCAACGCGCCGGTCGTGTTCGATGCCACCCACTCGGTGCAGTTGCCGGGCGGGCAGGGCACGAGTTCGGGCGGTCAGCGCGAATTCGTGCCGGTGCTGGCGCGCGCCGCGGTTGCCGTCGGCGTGTCGGGTCTCTTCATGGAAACCCATCCGAAACCTTCGGAAGCCAAGTCGGACGGCCCGAACGCGGTGCCGTTGCATCGCATGGCCGATCTGCTCGAAACGCTTGTTACGCTCGATCAGGCCGTCAAGCGCGCGCCGTTCCTCGAAAGCGATTTCAACTGA